The sequence below is a genomic window from Cytophagia bacterium CHB2.
TTCGTCCCGCGAAGCTGCAATTCCATCAACACGGGCCCACGGAGCTGGCGCATTACGCCGCCGCCGCCTTCGACATCGAATATGAATTCCCCTTTGGCTGGAAGGAATTGGAAGGCATTCACAACCGCACGGATTTCGATCTTAAGCGCCATGCGGGATACAGCGGCAAGGATCTGCAATATTTTGACGATGCGACGCGCGAGAAATTCATTCCCTACATCATCGAAACTTCCGCCGGTTGCGACCGCACCGTGCTGACGACGCTTATCGATGCTTATGACGAAGACGTGATCGAGGGCGAGGCGCGCACGGTGTTGCGCCTTGCGCCGGTAATTGCGCCCATCAAGGCCGGCGTTTTTCCGTTGGTGAAAAAAGACGGCATGCCGGAGGTGGCGCAGAAGATTTATCATGATCTCAAAAAGCAATTCAACGTGTTCTATGATGACGGCGGCGCCATCGGCCGGCGTTATCGCCGCATGGATGAAGCGGGCACGCCCTTCGGCATCACCGTGGACGGCCAAACGTTGCAGGATCAAACCGTGACCGTGCGCGAGCGCGATACCCTCGTGCAGACGCGCGTGAGCATGGACGCGCTAGCGCCTTTTCTGATGGAGAAAATGGCAAGTTACAAACGCGTCTAATCCAAGATTTTCACAAAGATCAAAAACGGGGGTACCATGATTCACATTATTCGTACACAAGCTACACCGGAACAGATTGCCGAGATGCTTCCGGTTTTTGAATTCTTTATCAAATTAGCCGTTGATATTGAGCGGGAAATTCTTGCGGGAGGCGGCGCGCGCCATGCCGATTGCGAGGAAGTTCTGCTGGAGGATGGCAGTAAACAAAAAAATATCTGGGGCGCAGATTGGTATCCGGATAGCTCAGAAGTCAAGTTTGAAGCGCTAATAAACATACGCCCGAATCAGAATAACCCTGCGATGATTATTCTTGATCGCGCGATTCGAGACCGGGTTGAAGAAATTGCCCGGCGATTGCTGGAGCGGCCATGATTAACGAAACAAGGCTTAGAGAACTCCATCTGCGCGACGCGATTCCAATTCAATTAGGGAATCTGGCGTCAAGTGTCAAGCGTTTGGGATTCTTGGTTCATTCCCAAAAACCCCGGGGTATTACTGAGCAGCTTTTTCAAGAATGCCAACTCTTCGCCGCGTGGACAATCTCCGACGCCAATCCAGAAACCCGGGCGGATTTGGAAGCTTTGCAGGTTGATTTGGCGGGTTGGCAAAATGACCTTGAAAACGGCGTTGCAGATGACACGCAGCGCGCGGACATCAGCGCCGCCTGCACGAGATGGGCCGAACGTTTACTCGAGCACTCCGGCTTGCTCAAAACCGGCAGGCCGGTTTCGGTGTAACGAGGAAAATCCGTTTACAAAAGGACAAGGGCATTATGTTAGTCAAACA
It includes:
- a CDS encoding glycine--tRNA ligase: RPAKLQFHQHGPTELAHYAAAAFDIEYEFPFGWKELEGIHNRTDFDLKRHAGYSGKDLQYFDDATREKFIPYIIETSAGCDRTVLTTLIDAYDEDVIEGEARTVLRLAPVIAPIKAGVFPLVKKDGMPEVAQKIYHDLKKQFNVFYDDGGAIGRRYRRMDEAGTPFGITVDGQTLQDQTVTVRERDTLVQTRVSMDALAPFLMEKMASYKRV